One region of Ictalurus punctatus breed USDA103 chromosome 6, Coco_2.0, whole genome shotgun sequence genomic DNA includes:
- the LOC108266242 gene encoding zinc-binding protein A33 isoform X1: protein MASKFSKEDLSCPVCYEIFKSPVLLRCSHSVCKVCLQQFWQIKGFRECPVCRKRSTKHYPPINLALKNLCETFLQERSRRSSTGSETVCSLHSEKLKLFCLDDQQLVCVVCRDSRKHTNHKFCPIDEAITDCKEELKTALKPLQEKLKIFKDFKLNWSRTAEHIKIQAQRIEWQIKEEFEKLHQFLRDEEAVRIAALREEEEQKSQMMKEKIEKLSRDISYLSDTIRVIEEEMRAEDMSFLQNSKATVKRAQCTLQHPEELSGALIHVAKHLANLKFRVWEKMQHTVQYTPVSLDPNTVHPNLIISQDLTSVRFSDEKQKRPDNPERFDKCCCILGYERFNSGTHCWFVEVGDCTDWEVGVMTESVQRKGNLNYRSGIWYVWYYEGKYRAVSTPDPETLLSVAQKLQKIRVQLDWNRGKLSFSDPLTNTLIHTFTHRFTKTLRPYLRVLGKESPLKLLPLQCSVRVNQIKRS, encoded by the exons CTTCTAAGTTTTCAAAGGAGGATTTGTCCTGTCCTGTGTGTTATGAAATCTTCAAGAGTCCTGTACTTCTGCGCtgcagtcacagtgtgtgtaaagtgtgtttgCAGCAGTTCTGGCAGATTAAAGGATTCAGAGAATGTCCTGTTTGTAGGAAGAGGTCGACTAAGCATTATCCTCCCATAAACCTGGCCTTAAAGAACCTGTGTGAGACTTTCTTACAGGAGAGAAGTCGGAGATCTTCAACAGGGTCTGAAACAGTCTGCAGTCTGCACAGTGAGAAACTCAAACTCTTCTGTCTAGACGATCaacagctggtgtgtgtggtgtgtcggGATTCAAGAAAACACACCAACCATAAATTCTGCCCCATTGACGAGGCAATAACAGACtgtaag GAGGAGCTCAAAACTGCTCTGAAGCCCCtacaggagaaactgaagatcTTTAAAGACTTTAAACTAAACTGGAGTCGGACTGCAGAACATATAAAG ATACAGGCCCAACGTATAGAGTGGCAGATTAAGGAGGAGTTTGAGAAGCTTCACCAGTTCCTACGAGATGAAGAGGCAGTCAGGATCGCTgcactgagagaggaagaggagcagaagagtcagatgatgaaggagaagatTGAAAAGCTGAGCAGAGACATATCGTATCTTTCAGACACAATCAGAGTCAtagaagaggagatgagagctGAAGACATGTCTTTCTTACAA aaCTCCAAGGCCACAGTGAAAAG AGCTCAGTGCACACTGCAGCATCCAGAGGAGCTTTCAGGAGCACTGATCCATGTGGCAAAACATCTGGCCAACCTGAAGTTCAGAGTCTGGGAGAAGATGCAGCACACTGTCCAATACA cacCTGTATCTCTGGACCCCAACACTGTTCATCCTAACCTCATTATATCTCAAGATCTGACCAGTGTGAGATTCAGTGATGAGAAACAGAAACGTCCTGACAACCCAGAGAGATTTGATAAGTGTTGCTGTATCCTGGGGTATGAGCGCTTTAACTCAGGGACACACTGCTGGTTTGTTGAAGTTGGAGACTGTACAGACTGGGAAGTGGGTGTGATGACAGAATCTGTTCAAAGGAAGGGGAATTTAAACTACAGAAGTGGAATCTGGTATGTGTGGTATTATGAAGGTAAATATAGAGCAGTTTCTACACCAGATCCAGAGACTCTCCTCTCAGTAGCACAGAAACTGCAGAAGATCAGAGTGCAGCTGGACTGGAACAGAGGAAAACTGTCATTCTCCGACCCCCTCActaacacactcatacacactttcacacacagatTTACTAAAACTTTACGGCCATATTTACGTGTTCTTGGTAAAGAATCTCCTCTAAAGCTCCTCCCACTTCAGTGCTCTGTAAGAGTGAATCAGATCAAACGGAGctga
- the LOC108266242 gene encoding zinc-binding protein A33 isoform X2, whose product MASKFSKEDLSCPVCYEIFKSPVLLRCSHSVCKVCLQQFWQIKGFRECPVCRKRSTKHYPPINLALKNLCETFLQERSRRSSTGSETVCSLHSEKLKLFCLDDQQLVCVVCRDSRKHTNHKFCPIDEAITDCKEELKTALKPLQEKLKIFKDFKLNWSRTAEHIKAQRIEWQIKEEFEKLHQFLRDEEAVRIAALREEEEQKSQMMKEKIEKLSRDISYLSDTIRVIEEEMRAEDMSFLQNSKATVKRAQCTLQHPEELSGALIHVAKHLANLKFRVWEKMQHTVQYTPVSLDPNTVHPNLIISQDLTSVRFSDEKQKRPDNPERFDKCCCILGYERFNSGTHCWFVEVGDCTDWEVGVMTESVQRKGNLNYRSGIWYVWYYEGKYRAVSTPDPETLLSVAQKLQKIRVQLDWNRGKLSFSDPLTNTLIHTFTHRFTKTLRPYLRVLGKESPLKLLPLQCSVRVNQIKRS is encoded by the exons CTTCTAAGTTTTCAAAGGAGGATTTGTCCTGTCCTGTGTGTTATGAAATCTTCAAGAGTCCTGTACTTCTGCGCtgcagtcacagtgtgtgtaaagtgtgtttgCAGCAGTTCTGGCAGATTAAAGGATTCAGAGAATGTCCTGTTTGTAGGAAGAGGTCGACTAAGCATTATCCTCCCATAAACCTGGCCTTAAAGAACCTGTGTGAGACTTTCTTACAGGAGAGAAGTCGGAGATCTTCAACAGGGTCTGAAACAGTCTGCAGTCTGCACAGTGAGAAACTCAAACTCTTCTGTCTAGACGATCaacagctggtgtgtgtggtgtgtcggGATTCAAGAAAACACACCAACCATAAATTCTGCCCCATTGACGAGGCAATAACAGACtgtaag GAGGAGCTCAAAACTGCTCTGAAGCCCCtacaggagaaactgaagatcTTTAAAGACTTTAAACTAAACTGGAGTCGGACTGCAGAACATATAAAG GCCCAACGTATAGAGTGGCAGATTAAGGAGGAGTTTGAGAAGCTTCACCAGTTCCTACGAGATGAAGAGGCAGTCAGGATCGCTgcactgagagaggaagaggagcagaagagtcagatgatgaaggagaagatTGAAAAGCTGAGCAGAGACATATCGTATCTTTCAGACACAATCAGAGTCAtagaagaggagatgagagctGAAGACATGTCTTTCTTACAA aaCTCCAAGGCCACAGTGAAAAG AGCTCAGTGCACACTGCAGCATCCAGAGGAGCTTTCAGGAGCACTGATCCATGTGGCAAAACATCTGGCCAACCTGAAGTTCAGAGTCTGGGAGAAGATGCAGCACACTGTCCAATACA cacCTGTATCTCTGGACCCCAACACTGTTCATCCTAACCTCATTATATCTCAAGATCTGACCAGTGTGAGATTCAGTGATGAGAAACAGAAACGTCCTGACAACCCAGAGAGATTTGATAAGTGTTGCTGTATCCTGGGGTATGAGCGCTTTAACTCAGGGACACACTGCTGGTTTGTTGAAGTTGGAGACTGTACAGACTGGGAAGTGGGTGTGATGACAGAATCTGTTCAAAGGAAGGGGAATTTAAACTACAGAAGTGGAATCTGGTATGTGTGGTATTATGAAGGTAAATATAGAGCAGTTTCTACACCAGATCCAGAGACTCTCCTCTCAGTAGCACAGAAACTGCAGAAGATCAGAGTGCAGCTGGACTGGAACAGAGGAAAACTGTCATTCTCCGACCCCCTCActaacacactcatacacactttcacacacagatTTACTAAAACTTTACGGCCATATTTACGTGTTCTTGGTAAAGAATCTCCTCTAAAGCTCCTCCCACTTCAGTGCTCTGTAAGAGTGAATCAGATCAAACGGAGctga